Genomic segment of Pongo pygmaeus isolate AG05252 chromosome 1, NHGRI_mPonPyg2-v2.0_pri, whole genome shotgun sequence:
CATTTCATCCTTGAGTATGGTGTGGACTCTTCAGACCTTCCAGATTGAAGAAGCTTTATTCTATAGACTGTGCTTAGATGGAAGCCCCCTGGCCCtttgatattttctgttttctttgagtATGTGGAGAAGATCTGGGGATTTTGCTTTTCTTGATATACAAAACACAAAGTCTATGTGTGGGGGTAGACCAAATGTCTTCTGATTGTTTTTTGTCAACGTTTCTCATGAAACGCAAattcttttgtattgtttctcTGAGGTACAGGGAGTCAGAGCACTGATATGATAACTTTGTtagtctttgtttctttctttaatccattccttcattctgttgtcatatataaagtttatatagTATTATGTAGAATAAATTATGAACATGACATGGATATTGTTTTCCATGTGCATCCAAGAATAATTGCCGATGTTTATTAACTTCTTGCAATGTTCCATGCCAGGTCCTGATCACtgacatacattatctcattccaACTTTACAACTCTCTGCTATACAGAtttttactatctccattttacagattaagaaacaaaatcagcaagataaatgcatttttcccaaggtcacacagctaagtaGTCTTGAGTAGAGGAGATAAGACTTGTATTCACTGGTAGTATAATCAGTCAATAgagtgttttttttaatattgggGTTAactgtacattctgtgggttttgacaagtgtatataatgacatgtattcacCATTACAGAATCATACAGGATGCTTTCACTACCCTAAAAATACCCTGTGCTCTACCTGTTTATTCTTCCCCCATTCCTAACCCCTGGCACCCACTGATCTTTTTaatctccatagttttgctttttccagaatgtcatatagttaggTCATTCAGAATATACTGTTTTCAGAATGGCTTCTCTTGtataataatatgcatttaagattcctccatgtcttttcatagcttgatagttcatttctttttagtgctgcataatgttccattgtatggttgtatcagtttatttatccattcacctactgaaggacgtTTTGGCTGCTTCCAAGTGTTGAcaattatgaacaaagctgctataaacatctttGTGAATGAGTGACTTTAAATACTTGTATGGGAATACAGAAACTGAAACTCAAGGATTTGATTTAGGCCTTGAAGATGGTAAGATTTTAATGGGCAGAGACAGATGGAGGGACACGCTggaggcagtggtgtgatcttggctcactgcaacctctgtctcctgggttcaagtgattcttgtgcttcagcctccccagtggctaagattacaggtgcatgccaccacgccttgctaatttttgtattttttgtagagacgggcttttgccatgttggccaggctggtctcaaactcctgatctcatgtgatctgcctgcctcggcctcccaaagtgctgggattacaagcgtgagccactgcatccggcctacatttttaaaatgcttaccATGTACCATGTGCTGGCAAACTGCTGGATGCTTTAAGTTATCCTATCTAAACTTGGTGTTCATCTTCTGGAAAGTTCCACTCACAGTATTATGTCTTATTTTCACATGTATAAAGGCTAAAGCGAAGAAATGCTATATAACTTTTCCAAATTCAAAGAACCAGAGAAGTCACAGTTTGAACTAAATCTGACTCCAAAATCTATGCTTTTTGTGCCATCCTACCAGGCTGCCTACCCAAGTGCAAGGAGATCAGAACAAATAGTTGGCTAGATCATTAGACACAGAAAGGATATATGTGGCAATAAACCTTGACAATGAGGTTGGAGCCAGGCTCTTCAGCACTTTGACTTGGGCACTGTGGGGGTGTCTCTGGGCACTGGGGTAGTCAGCATGAGGTCATCAGGTATGGAGGATGAGGGGGAAGATGGTTGGAAAGCCAACAAACAAGAGGAAGGACCATCTTTTTCTACTTCACAACATTGCCTAAACTTGATGTTAGTAAGAGACTTCTGAGGATATGCAGACTTCTACCCCATGTGACCTTCAGGAGAAGGAACAGGATGCCTGAGTCTGGAGTTCCAGTAGATCAGCTTCCTCCAGGTTGATCTACTGGAAGTCTAGACTCCAACATGGAGGAAGTCACATGTGCTTTACTCACTCACTGTCTGTCAGCATCATGGTCCCAGAGAATGTCTGTTTGGTCACTGCCACCCTTACTTCATCAGGGCACTTCAAAAAGTTGGAACATTCCTTAAGTTGCAGGATATTTTTGGAGATCTTTGCAAAGTCAGTCAAAACAATCAAATCACAAGGGCTTTTAGATCAGGGAGTGAAAGTAAATTTGGGAATGATGAagctttatgtttttttctcttttattaaattAGACTTAAAGTCacaacttttaaaatctaaatcaTGGAAAGCTAGCGCTGAGAGGAATGCCCCTGATCTTCTAGTgacttttaaagatgagaaactgCCATCTAAGGAGATTATGAAACTTGCTTAAGTTGGCACAGTGCTTGCCTGCGTGGCATTAGCACTCTGTCACTGCACGCTGAGGCCTGTTATGTTTGTGCCACTCCAGAGACGGCTTCTTTCTGACTTTAGCACGTGGCAATTCATGCTGGCACTAACTAGCCCAGAGAGCAGTGGAAACATTTATTTACCCAGGGAACTATGGTCATAGGGTCATTTGCCTTCTGACAGGTTTTCTTCCAGAGCATTGCCCTTAAGCACGAAGGACACTAATTAGCTATCACACCACGAACAGTATAGAGAAGGGGGAGAGCTAAAGACTCCTGCTTCTACCCAAGTCAGTGCCTCTCTCCATGTGCTCAGCACATTGAACTCATATTGTTCCTGCAGCCCAGTCCCTGGCAGGGCTCAGAATGGCTCTCCATTCTTCCTATGCTGCCTGTTGGTTTTAGCTGGTAAGGCTTGTGATTATACTTATAATAGAAGTAGGGAATTCCTCGTCTGTGTGGGCAGGTGCCAGTGGAATATGCTTGACTGAAGCTACCAGTGTGCCAGGAGAGTAGGAAACAGGAATTCCACTACCCAGGGCATAAAAACAAATCCATCTTCACATTTTTGATTAGGACGTCATGCCAAAATAAGCTTGTGGGAAGAGCCGTTGTTCTTGGCAGGCATaataggcttttattttttatttttttgagatggagtctccctatgtccctcaggatggagtgcagtagggcgATCTTGGCCCCCTCCCaggtttcagtgattctcctgcctcagcctcccaagtagttgggattacaggcatgtgccaccatgcctggataatttttttttttttttttaaagtagagatggggtttcatcatgttggccaggctggtctcgaactcctgacctcagctgatctgcccacctcagcctcccaaagtgctgggattacaggcatgagccaccgtgcctagcagacatttttttcctactttctttCTAGTAGGTAAGACAAACAAATGgcacaaaactttttaaaaaattagaccaTGAAAAGTAGAGGTCAATCctactcctgagctcaggcttcCAATTTTTTTCTCCAGGGACAACATTTGCAACTAGTGTCTTGTGTATTCTTTCAGATACATTAATGTATTGTATATTCTTTCAATGCCCATAcaagtgttattattattatttaacacaAATggcaatatattttatgtataattctGCACACCTCCAACTTTTTTTTACTTAAGAGATCTTGGAGTTGGTTCCATATTAAGCTTCTTTGTTCTTTTAACCACAAAAATACTATAAATGTTTTATCTATCAGGTTTCCTCACTTCACTGTTTCTTTTAGCAATTGAGTACTGACTTAATTCAAGTTAGGTTTTTTAAGCTGTTGAAGAGAAAGATCCAATGTTTAAAAAAGCTACACCAAATATATTGAGCTCTGTAGGATTGGGACAGTTTTTACTGCCTTTGTCCCCTGAAAATAGGATGCTTTTACTCCTGAGTTAAAGTGAAAGACCAAACATGCAGGAAGCTTCCAGAACTCCCTCCCAGTGCATTCTGGGAGTCTGTGGCCATGATGTATTGATTGAACACAGCATTCTCCATGAGGGAATCTCTACGACTGAATAGATTTCTTAACAATATGACTATAGTGCTACGTTATCCAACatgggaaattgaggcacagtgAGACAAAACAGTATACCAAAGAAGAGTTTGGCAGAAATGCGGACAGATCTCAGATGCTTGCATGAAGGAGCACAATAGTCCTAATTTATCTTAAGAGATGTTATGGAAAAGCAAGGGGGCAGGTGGAAGTCTAGGTCCAGTCTTCATAGAAAAAGTCAGGGCCGGGCATGGcctctcatacctgtaatcccggcactttgggaggctgggtgagaggattgcttgaggtcaagagtttgggaacagcctgggcaatatggcaaaaccccatctctaccccctcaaaaaccccaaaaaacaaaaattaatcaggtgtggttgtgcgtgcctatagtcccagctactcgggaggctgaggtgggaggatcactgagcccagggaggtggaggctgcagggagccgtgattgtgtcactgcactccagcctggctgtcagagtgagaccctgactcaaaacaacaacaacaaaaaaaagtcaagtcttctgttgtttttgttttctctacaGGCTACTGCATTTCTGCTTCACTGTTCCATTAAATATGACTTGTGAATTtcatttgttcatgtttttttcctaaaaatatatctttcttcctccctcaggTATCACATCGGTATCCTCGAATTCAAAGTATCAAAGTACAATTTACCGGTAAGTATTGTCAAAAGTTTAATTGATTCGTATTTTTGAAAGAATCTTCTCTTCAGTCTCTTAATTTCCTCTAGAACACAAGATCTCTCCTTTTCCTAAGGGAAGGAATTAAATTCCAATTAAATCCCAGAATTGTTGTAGCCTGCATATTATTTTCATTAGGGATACAGGTGTATAAAGAGAAAATGGGATTAATTATTCATCAAATGTGTGCTTGTCTCTGTACTAATCACTTTATgttcctcatttaatcctccaagGAACCTTCTGGGTagaaattatttccatttcttagtTAGGGAAACTAAGGCTTTACTTCTTACAAGTCTGTCTGACTGTAAGACACATTATTGCCTGCTAATTGTATTCCGGGGCAAGAGTTTACCTTAATGAAAGTTGGGGGAAGCCCTTGATAGAATACAAACTTCGACTCCAGAGAGAGGATTGTTTGGGTCCATGATTAGTGCTAGCACAACCCCTAGTGGTTTCCACACGAATATTCATTTTTTAGTTAAGTTCTCCTGAGCCTGAGGGAAGGGAAGTATTTCTTGCCCTCCATAAGTGGTCCTCATTTTCAGTTCAAAGTATGTCCCTCTGGACTGTACAAAGCAAGAATTACTGAATTGTGGCTAGCAGTGGGGACCTATTCTTTTGCCTAACAAAGGAACATGGGCCAGAACAGGGTGTGTCCAAGATGTGGTTACTTGGCTATTCAGGATGATTTTAGTGCtaatatggaaataaaagaagTTCAGGCTTTTTGGCTTGCACTTGGGATGGCCCTGCACAAAACAACCAAGTCTATCACTGCCTCCTACTccacttcctccttttctttctcctgtggCAGTGACTCTTCCCGGACTAGCAATAGGAGGTAGAGAAGAGAAGCAAGTATATGCCCTTGAGCTCTTCCACCTGCAGCTTTGAGAGCCCACCCTGAATCCACAGATACGGTGTGCACAGCTGCATTATTAAGCTTAAGTGACTGCTAACAAAGGCCACTAGTAACTGCTGTGGATAGGTCCAATGCCTGGGGCATGTGGAAAATTTGCATATCATGGTCAGATGACAGAAAGGCAAGAATTGAAAACAATTGCTCTGAGTCAAGCTTCAGAGTATGGGTAGTGTGCAGGGCTAAGGCATGGGGCACCACTGCCACCCTTTGCCCATAGTTCATCCACTGAGCAAGAAAGGAGGCACTGAAGTTGCCAATCCATCCTTGTTCTGAAAAATTGGGGAAACCCTGAAACCACCTGTCCTGCTATAGGTGCTTTGTGACAATTTCTGTAATCTCTCAGCTCCTGAATCTCAGCCCCATCTGAGGCTCTCTTGGTCACTAGTGTTAGCATTGCCTCTTCTTCCATTCCACAGGTAAAGCAGTTTCCACCCTGCAGGTAGAAACACAGTGCTCTCTTGCTtttactcctttctttttctgtttttttttttttgtttgagacagtcttgctctgttacccaggctggagtgcagtggtgcgatcttggctcactgctttTACTCTTTTCAAAATCTCTCCCTATCACTTTCTCTTCATCTGATTCCAGATGTATTGAAAGGTTGTTACCCAATTCTATGCTTAGGAATTAATTAAACAATTGTTCCCCTATCCTCCCTAGAATATAAGAAGGAGAAAGGTTTCATCCTCACTTCCCAAAAGGAGGATGAAATCATGAAGGTGCAGAACAACTCAGTCATCATCAACTGTGATGGGTTTTATCTCATCTCCCTGAAGGGCTACTTCTCCCAGGAAGTCAACATTAGCCTTCATTACCAGAAGGATGAGGAGCCCCTCTTCCAACTGAAGAAGGTCAGGTCTGTCAACTCCTTGATGGTGGCCTCTCTGACTTACAAAGACAAAGTCTACTTGAATGTGACCACTGACAATACCTCCCTGGATGACTTCCACGTGAATGGCGGAGAACTGATTCTTATCCATCAAAATCCTGGTGAATTCTGCGTCCTTTGAGGGGCTGATGGCAACCTCTAAAACCAGGCACCAGCAGGAACACCAAGCTGGGGGTGGACAGGACATGGATTCTTCATTGCAAGTGAAGGAGCCTCCCAGCTCAGCCACGTGGGATGTGACAAGAAGCAGATCCTggccctcccgcccccacccctcagggatatttaaaacttattttatatacCACTTAATCTTATTTAtccttatattttctaaattgccTAGCCCTCACACCCCAAGATTGCCTTGAGCCTACTGGGCACCtttgtgagaaagaaaaaatagatgccTCTTCTTCAAGATGCATTGTTTCTATTGGTCAGGCAATTGTCATAATAAACTTATGTCATTGAAAACGGTACCTGACTACCATTTGCTGGAAATTTGACATGTGTGTGGCATTATCAAAATGAAGAGGAGCAAGGAGTGAAGGAGTGGGGTTATGAATCTGCCAAAGGTGGTATGAACCAACCCCCTGGAAGCCAAAGCGGCCTCTCCAAGGTTAAATTGACTGCAGTTTGCATATTGCCTAAATTTAAACTTTCTCATTTGGTGGGAGTTCAAAAGAAGAATCAGCTTGTGAAAAATCAGGACTTGAAGAGAGCTGTCTAAGAAATACCACgtgctttttttctttaccattttGCTTTCCCAGCCCCCAAACATAGTTAATAGAAATTTCCCTTCAAAGAACTGTCTGGGGATGTGATGCTTTGAAAAATCGAATCAGTGACTTACGAGAGATTTTCTTGTATACAGGGAGAGTGAGATAACTTATTGTGAAGGGTTAGCTTTACTGTACAGGATAGCAGGGAACTGGACATCTCAGGGTAAAAGTCAGTATGGATTTTAATAGCCTGGG
This window contains:
- the TNFSF4 gene encoding tumor necrosis factor ligand superfamily member 4 isoform X1, with translation MERVQPLEENVGNAARPRFERNKLLLVASVIQGLGLLLCFTYICLHFSALQVSHRYPRIQSIKVQFTEYKKEKGFILTSQKEDEIMKVQNNSVIINCDGFYLISLKGYFSQEVNISLHYQKDEEPLFQLKKVRSVNSLMVASLTYKDKVYLNVTTDNTSLDDFHVNGGELILIHQNPGEFCVL
- the TNFSF4 gene encoding tumor necrosis factor ligand superfamily member 4 isoform X2, with product MVSHRYPRIQSIKVQFTEYKKEKGFILTSQKEDEIMKVQNNSVIINCDGFYLISLKGYFSQEVNISLHYQKDEEPLFQLKKVRSVNSLMVASLTYKDKVYLNVTTDNTSLDDFHVNGGELILIHQNPGEFCVL